The genomic region TCCGGCGCGGTCTGCTGCCACCAGCAGGTCGGCGCGAACTCGGACAACTCGCGCGGCCGCCGTTCCACGCGGTAACAAGGCGAATCGCCGTTGTAGACGACCACGTCCTCACCGTCGTCAGCCAGACGGAAAACACCGGCGGGGTCCTGCTGCTCGGCACGCGAGTCCCACCTCAGCGGGTGCAGCGAGAACGCCCCGAACCCGACGTCGCACAGCCACTCACCGTCCACCAGCAACGTCAGGTGGTCGAACGGTGGCCCGAACCTCGATCCGTCGAACACCCGCGCGGCCAGCAGCTCGACGCGATGTCCCAGGTCCCGCAACAGCTCCGCGAACAACCCGTTGAGCTCGTAGCAGAACCCGCCCCGCCGCTGCACCACGACCTTGTCGTACAGCCACGGGACCTCCAGGACGATCCGGACGTCCATGTGCGTGTAGAGGTTCTCGAACGGAACGCTGCGCAGGTGCCGCTCCTGCAGCTCCGCCAACGACGAGTCACGCGAGGCACCGATGCGCTGTAGGTAGGCGTCCACCGTGCCACGATAGCCGCATGGGTGAGGTCAGGATCGGCACTTCGGGGTGGGTCTACCCGCCCTGGCGCGGCAAGTTCTACCCCAAGGGCGTCACGCAGAAACGCGAGCTCGCCTACCTCAGCGAGCAACTGAGCTCCGTCGAGATCAACGGCTCCTTCTACTCGCTGCAACGCCCGTCCAGCTACCAGAAGTGGGCCGCCGAGACGCCGGACGACTTCGTGTTCGCCGTCAAGGGCAGCCGGTTCATCACCCACATGAA from Lentzea guizhouensis harbors:
- a CDS encoding arylamine N-acetyltransferase family protein — protein: MDAYLQRIGASRDSSLAELQERHLRSVPFENLYTHMDVRIVLEVPWLYDKVVVQRRGGFCYELNGLFAELLRDLGHRVELLAARVFDGSRFGPPFDHLTLLVDGEWLCDVGFGAFSLHPLRWDSRAEQQDPAGVFRLADDGEDVVVYNGDSPCYRVERRPRELSEFAPTCWWQQTAPESHFRVAPRATILTPEGRKTLTDKKLVLTERGGKTEVAVDDPEAAFREHFGIYFRQSSASGVLRQL